A DNA window from Drosophila virilis strain 15010-1051.87 chromosome 4, Dvir_AGI_RSII-ME, whole genome shotgun sequence contains the following coding sequences:
- the LOC6627410 gene encoding probable RNA-binding protein EIF1AD isoform X2 produces MSHPNTTRRKHVLKEMMEDDYSLPTERQQIVCVVSSRGNNLHEVVPAGLASDNFLGEHEAVKQSLLILITNSGATTYWSSPLPRATKSRRKSAKY; encoded by the exons ATGTCGCATCCAAATACAACGCGTCGCAAGCATGTGCTCAAGGAGATGATGGAGGATGACTATTCGCTGCCCACGGAGCGGCAGCAGATCGTGTGTGTGGTCAGCAGTCGCGGCAACAATCTGCACGAGGTCGTGCCAGCGGGACTGGCGTCTGATAACTTTCTGGGTGAGCACGAAGCAGTGAAGCAGTCTCTGTTGATATTGATAACCAACAG CGGGGCGACTACGTACTGGTCGAGCCCATTGCCGAGGGCGACAAAGTCAAGGCGGAAATCTGCAAAATACTAA
- the LOC6627326 gene encoding putative uncharacterized protein DDB_G0274435, producing MDAYSKYLHDEQFNTNQGSTQTESNAPMHSHPTVLRQRLQFNNSSSSNPRVSTRCKKMRQEKSKTQPRPKEVIQKATQTCIRHSQPPPEPHSRKIRPPNQPQQKQQQQQQQQQQNFRHTETQVHRCPNRATRQVDAPSYRMELSYMQPKSLFNVDYAPQSRRALRLPPLPPSNKASMLDRDGAGGDRLLYRNSNFGKESSRGRSENSEDPLFNPVEVKESSSMLQSAREHCRKTKAHFNAKYADKNDPGTDSDSKCDSDNSLKTVITTKSGENLRTVVRSQIEMQELLHQSINKMTEMTDRLVLSTNSRLILPSLGLSGESECSLIQKNTPNLSKSPANPQKDVRGSAGWAPGTRSENPLCLEELVSTKVIAPMMRRVQRMYLNNLQEEMKLMEELERVPCQVSDLYKSADVPPGLSKQLK from the exons ATGGATGCTTACAGCAAGTACTTGCATGATGAACAATTTAACACCAACCAAGGCAGCACTCAGACAGAGTCG AATGCGCCCATGCACAGTCATCCGACTGTGCTTAGGCAGAGACTGCAATTCAATAACTCTTCGTCCTCGAACCCAAGAGTATCTACGCGCTGCAAGAAAATGCGTCAAGAGAAGTCGAAAACACAGCCTCGGCCCAAGGAAGTCATACAGAAAGCAACCCAGACTTGCATTCGCCACAGTCAGCCGCCGCCGGAGCCGCACTCGAGGAAAATCCGTCCACCGAATcagccacaacaaaaacaacaacagcagcagcagcagcagcagcagaacttCCGACATACTGAAACTCAGGTGCATAGATGCCCAAACAGGGCGACACGTCAGGTGGATGCGCCGTCATACCGTATGGAACTGAGCTACATGCAGCCAAAGTCTCTGTTCAATGTGGATTATGCACCGCAATCGCGACGTGCCCTTCGTTTGCCCCCCTTGCCGCCAAGCAACAAGGCTTCTATGCTAGATCGAGACGGCGCTGGCGGGGATCGCTTGCTGTATAGAAATTCGAATTTTGGCAAGGAGTCCAGTCGCGGCCGCAGCGAGAATAGCGAGGATCCGCTCTTCAATCCGGTCGAGGTCAAGGAGTCATCTTCGATGCTGCAATCGGCACGGGAGCATTGCAGAAAGACAAAGGCGCATTTCAATGCCAAATATGCGGATAAGAATGATCCGGGTACGGATAGCGATTCCAAGTGCGATTCGGATAATTCGTTGAAGACCGTAATTACTACCAAAAGTGGTGAGAATTTGCGCACCGTGGTGCGTTCACAGATAGAGATGCAGGAGCTGCTGCATCAATCCATTAATAAAATGACCGAAATGACCGACAGACTGGTGCTGAGTACCAACTCCAGGCTAATACTGCCATCGCTGGGCTTGTCGGGCGAGTCAGAGTGCAGCCTGATTCAAAAAAATACGCCAAACCTATCCAAATCGCCTGCGAATCCGCAAAAGGATGTTAGGGGCTCTGCTGGCTGGGCGCCAGGAACCAGATCCGAAAATCCTCTTTGTCTCGAAGAGCTAGTCAGTACCAAGGTGATTGCGCCTATGATGCGCCGGGTACAGCGCatgtatttaaacaatttacagGAGGAGATGAAGCTAATGGAAGAACTGGAGCGTGTGCCATGCCAGGTTAGCGACTTGTACAAATCTGCCGATGTGCCGCCGGGGCTAAGCAAACAGctgaaataa
- the Cep97 gene encoding centrosomal protein of 97 kDa produces MSGDESCSEKQTLNLSKKQLKKVPKQDDAQNIRKLILDENELQKIDNIDSYLKIETLSLSKNQLLRMFGVCRLHCLRELNLSFNGILSIEGLKECVHLRVLNLEGNNIKTIEHLNTNVNLECLNLADNRIGSISDVSYLRSLRELNLQGNRLTHLRQCDKYLPVSLETLTLAKNNINDLNEICTLSHLCNLQSITLSENPCVNMTMGPNSRDGFDYRPFVLNWCMSLKFIDGYVVDPIESLKAEWLYSQGRGRQFRVGEQSELAKYLSPICPLVGKALENENDRKLRLILSKAQHHQRQLQEEIMDNANSSASTSPSSHRKKPTSRIQSPRFSRLSGRQGSPESMVNSYHGNSCNNSISSDNGISNHALQMSTSLIENIRNDGDNFSLASMSGLSSSVTTKTYNSTESTPRNITPNPYNEQTFIGQTPVGGPLAAASKMVPVPETLMSPDVCPAAVAQRATVTALNTQMHKTKGNKNKDNKLNLPRVRSPQLRRMQSPTSSPRKAERIQLQMNATSVSTTDAGGCSTDDDGEQINIEKLKTIRKMAAERAQQQQQQQLDNNNLNCTDRLIEHVTESSAVTIQKMWRGYHTRKKTKDIAEKLHKQRTHEYIDKLNKDMLLTKAQLQNERKIQQLQMQAINALWKKVSTMQVDPKAGGEHGANISACTNAENAGSSSNNNTNQGQLCLDQNSAAVVNDLAKRCTMLTDQVQQLQSSIGTIVNCLTMVCNLPQDALKKHISCSDGEEVEYPSFEPRDSSSTQTDLIAVHTPQFEDLSNFPFTKTRPSTLALAESKHDALHAGKLTAEQEQQEQQQQQQQPLGETQEQEHKENIEICDAQE; encoded by the exons ATGAGCG GCGACGAGAGCTGCAGCGAAAAGCAGACGCTAAATCTGTCCAAGAAGCAGCTAAAGAAGGTGCCAAAACAGGACGATGCCCAAAATATACGCAAGCTAATACTAGACGAGAACGAGCTGCAGAAGATTGACAACATTGACTCATATCTGAAGATCGAAACG CTGTCGCTGAGCAAAAACCAATTGCTGCGCATGTTTGGCGTCTGTCGGCTGCACTGTCTGCGCGAGCTGAACCTCTCCTTTAATGGCATACTGTCCATTGAGGGCCTAAAGGAATGCGTGCATTTGCGCGTGCTCAATCTGGAGGGCAACAACATTAAGACCATTGAGCATCTCAATACCAATGTGAACCTGGAGTGCCTCAACCTGGCGGACAATCGCATAGGCAGCATCTCGGATGTATCCTATTTGCGCTCCTTGCGTGAACTCAACTTGCAGGGCAATCGATTGACCCATCTGCGCCAATGCGACAAGTATTTGCCGGTCTCCCTGGAGACATTAACGCTGgccaaaaacaacattaacgatcttaatgagatttGCACGCTGTCGCATCTGTGCAATTTGCAAAGCATTACTCTCTCGGAGAATCCCTGTGTGAACATGACGATGGGACCGAACAGCAGGGA CGGCTTTGACTACCGGCCCTTTGTGCTGAACTGGTGCATGAGCCTCAAGTTCATTGATGGCTATGTGGTGGATCCCATTGAGAGCCTCAAGGCTGAGTGGCTATATAGTCAGGGACGCGGTCGCCAATTTCGCGTTGGCGAGCAGAGTGAGCTGGCCAAATACTTAAGCCCCATCTGTCCGCTGGTGGGCAAGGCATTGGAGAACGAAAATGATCGCAAGCTGCGTCTGATACTAAGCAAGGCGCAGCACcatcagcggcagctgcaagAGGAAATCATGGACAATGCCAACAGTTCGGCCAGTACATCGCCTTCCTCGCATCGCAAGAAACCAACCAGCCGCATTCAGTCGCCGCGCT TTTCGCGTTTGAGCGGTCGTCAGGGCTCGCCGGAGTCCATGGTGAACAGCTACCATGGTAATAGCTGCAACAATAGCATCAGCAGCGACAATGGCATCTCAAATCATGCGCTGCAAATGAGCACCTCGCTGATTGAGAATATTCGGAACGATGGCGATAATTTCTCGCTGGCCAGCATGTCCGGGTTGTCCAGCAGCGTGACCACCAAAACCTATAACTCGACGGAGTCAACACCTCGCAACATAACGCCAAACCCATACAACG AACAAACGTTTATTGGGCAAACGCCTGTGGGCGGACCCTTGGCTGCTGCCTCAAAAATGGTGCCTGTGCCGGAGACGTTAATGAGTCCCGATGTGTGTCCCGCCGCCGTCGCCCAGCGGGCAACAGTCACGGCCCTCAACACGCAGATGCACAAAACCaaaggcaacaagaacaaag ATAACAAACTAAATTTGCCGCGCGTGCGCAGTCCACAGCTGCGACGCATGCAGAGCCCCACGAGCAGTCCACGCAAGGCGGAACGAATACAGCTCCAGATGAATGCCACATCGGTCAGCACAACAGATGCTGGCGGCTGCAGCACTGATGACGACGGCGAGCAGATCAACATTGAGAAGCTAAAAACTATACGTAAAATGGCTGCGGAGcgtgcacagcagcagcagcaacagcagctggacaACAATAATCTGAACTGCACAGATCGTCTGATAGAGCATGTAACTGAATCCTCCGCGGTGACTATACAGAAGATGTGGCGCGGCTATCATACGCGCAAGAAAACCAAAGATATTGCCGAAAAGTTGCACAAACAGCGCACACACGAGTATATTGA TAAACTCAACAAGGACATGCTGCTGACTAAGGCGCAGCTGCAGAACGAGCGCAAAATCCAACAGCTTCAGATGCAGGCCATCAATGCGCTGTGGAAAAAGGTGTCTACCATGCAAGTAGATCCCAAGGCTGGCGGCGAGCATGGCGCCAATATCAGCGCTTGCACAAATGCGGAGAatgcaggcagcagcagcaacaacaacacgaatcAGGGACAACTGTGCCTGGATCAGAACTCGGCAGCCGTTGTAAATGATTTGGCGAAGCGTTGCACAATGCTTACCGATcaggtgcagcagctgcagagcTCGATTGGCACTATTGTCAATTGCCTGACCATGGTCTGCAATTTGCCACAGGATGCGCTCAAGAAGCACATCAGCTGCTCGGATGGCGAGGAGGTCGAATACCCTAGCTTTGAGCCGCGTGACAGCAGCTCCACGCAAACGGATCTGATTGCCGTGCATACGCCACAATTTGAAGATTTGAGCAATTTCCCCTTTACGAAAACCAGGCCGTCAACTTTGGCGCTTGCAGAGTCCAAGCACGATGCGCTACATGCCGGAAAATTGACAGCCGAGCAGGaacaacaggagcagcagcagcagcagcagcagccactggGCGAGACTCAAGAGCAGGAGCACAAGGAAAACATCGAAATCTGTGATGCACAGGAGTAG
- the LOC6627410 gene encoding probable RNA-binding protein EIF1AD isoform X1 — protein MSHPNTTRRKHVLKEMMEDDYSLPTERQQIVCVVSSRGNNLHEVVPAGLASDNFLVSMPNKFRKNVWVKRGDYVLVEPIAEGDKVKAEICKILTPEHVKEYTKAGIWPQRFAKKSAQASQSPDNAAAEHSDSDTDDSLPPNTNRPVNVQNVEDEETDTEESSAED, from the exons ATGTCGCATCCAAATACAACGCGTCGCAAGCATGTGCTCAAGGAGATGATGGAGGATGACTATTCGCTGCCCACGGAGCGGCAGCAGATCGTGTGTGTGGTCAGCAGTCGCGGCAACAATCTGCACGAGGTCGTGCCAGCGGGACTGGCGTCTGATAACTTTCTGG TATCCATGCCCAATAAGTTCCGCAAGAATGTGTGGGTTAAGCGGGGCGACTACGTACTGGTCGAGCCCATTGCCGAGGGCGACAAAGTCAAGGCGGAAATCTGCAAAATACTAACGCCCGAGCACGTCAAGGAATACACAAAGGCGGGCATTTGGCCGCAGCGTTTTGCCAAAAAGTCGGCACAGGCGTCGCAAAGTCCAGATAACGCTGCTGCCGAGCATTCAGATTCCGATACAGACGATTCCCTGCCGCCCAACACAAATCGACCTGTCAATGTACAAAACGTTGAGGACGAGGAGACGGATACCGAGGAGAGCAGCGCTGAAGACTGA